Sequence from the Candidatus Neomarinimicrobiota bacterium genome:
ATTTGACACTTATCCAACATCAAAACCAATATTTAATATATGCAACAGATCGAATCCTTTTAATGAGCGATGATACCACCAACTATGGACTCATTGATTCCACACTCAATTCAGTCACTGAATTCAACCCGGATGTGCGCTTAATCCTGGCGGGGTTTTATTACAAGACTGGCCAATTTGAAAATGCACTAAATCAACACAGGCTAATTGGTGCAAACAAACCTAGTGATACAAAGCGGTGGATGAATTTTTCTGAAAATTTGCGCAAAGAAAAACAATTCGATTTATCTGTTAAGGCCTATCATTTCCTCTTGCAAAATATGACAGAGACAAATCCTACTACTGTTGGGAAAGCGCTATTAGGGTTGGGACAGGCCTATGAAGAACAAATTATCCAAAATCAAATAGAGCTAAAATTCGTCAACTGGTTTCCTGATAATGAATTTTTCAATGACCAATTCGTAAAAGGACCAAATATTGCGGATGATCCATTGGCCAATACTATTGAACATTATCAATCTATTTTGGCTTTGCTCCCGCCATCGAACACCACCGCCACTGTTCATTTTCGTTTGGGAGAAATCCAATCCAGAATGATGCGGGATATAAATGGTGCAAAAATATCTTATGAAGCGGCGCTTCAAAATCGCCCAAATCCTAACTTAGAAAATATAATCAGGATTCGCATGGGCGACCTTTTCTTAGCTAGTGGGCAATACCCTAAAGCAATCAACTATTTTAAACCAGATTCAAGGATAAGAATTGGTAGAGGAAAGTTTGATGAATATACCATCCGATATCTTAATAGTTTATTGTACAACCAAGAAATTGAACTGCCCTTGGCCTTCTTGGATTCAGTTACATTGGTCCTTGAACCAAACCACCACTATTTTAATGATTTAATGGAAATGCACGATTTGCTTGTTAATTATTATCTGGATGGTACTCGGAATGATCGAAGTGCTTTTGAATCTTTTTTCCAAGCTGAAGCATTGATTCGCCAGTACAAAATTCCCGAAGCTTTGGAAGCAATAAGATTAATTAAACAGAATTATCCTGATGCATTAATTACACCACTTTCCACTTTAAGGATGGCACTTTTACTGCTGGAATTTGACCAGCCAGAGGCTGCTCTTTCGGCAGCTTTGTCCATTGAAGAATCGCCACTTAAAGATCAGGGTTTAGCCTTGGCAGGTGAGATTGAGGAGCTATTTTTGGGAAATCCTGAAAAGGCATTGATCTACTATCATCGCATTTTGTCCGAATGCAAATCGTCTCTTTTGGTTGAGCCGGTGCGCCTCCATATTCGAAAATTATCAAAACCACAGGAGAGTTAATTGAAACGTTTTTTACCACTTCTTCTTTTACTAATTCAATTTGGTTTGAGCCAAAAAATTCTCATCCCCATGGACCAATCCCAAAAAGACCATTTGAAAGCTTATGGCACCGCTTTTTGGATTTTGGGAGAGAACATAAATGTAGAGTGGATTTTAAATTATCGCGGTGGCTCCTTCATGACGGATAGCTATCCTGATATTGTACAAGAATGTCTTGTCCGTGGCATTTCTTACGAAATTATTGGTGTCGAGCAAACATTGGCCATTTACAACGAAGTTGAAGTGAATAATATGGATATTGCTCTTTTAGAAAAAGCACCTAAAATTGCCATTTATTCACCACCCAATAAACAGCCGTGGGATGATGCGGTTACCTTGGCCCTTACTTATGCTGAAATTCCATACGAAACTATTTGGGACGAGGAAATATTCAACGGCGCATTGGGGCAATATGATTGGCTCCATTTACACCATGAGGATTTCACAGGTCAGTACGGGAAATTTTATCGGAATTACCATACGGCGACATGGTATATAGAACAGCAACAGCAATTTGAAGCAGTGGCTCAACGGCTGGGATTTAACTCGGTCCATGCCCAAAAGAAAGCACTCACCCAGATGCTCAAAAATTATGTGTCAAATGGTGGTTTCCTTTTTGCCATGTGTTCTGCTACTGATTCATTTGATATTGCTCTGGCTGCCCTAAAAGTAGATATAGCACATTCTGTTTTTGATGGTACTCCAATCGATAAAAATCCCCAAGAAAAAATGGATTATACAAATGCCATGGCATTTGATAATTTTAAGATTATTACCGATCCCATGGTTTATGAATATTCTGATATTGATTATCCGCCCAGTGATAATCCAATCGTCCGCGGTGCCGAAGCGGATTACTTTACACTATTCGAATTTTCGGCCAAATATGATCCAGTGCCTACAATGCTGACGCAAAACCATGTATCTGTGGTGAAAGGATTTATGGGACAAACAACAGGATATCACAGAGAAAAAATTAAAAAGCATGTGTTAATTATGGGCGAGGATGCTACGACACCCCAAGTAAAATATCTTCACGGAAACCAAGGGCAAGGGACGTTTACTTTTTTGGGTGGCCATGACCCGGAAGATTACCAACATTTTGTTGGCGATCCACAAACGGATCTAAAACTCCATCGAAATTCACCGGGATATCGCCTAATCCTTAATAATGTTCTTTTCCCAGCGGCGCGCAAAAAGGAACGAAAAACGTGATGAAATATTTACTGCCACTAAGGTCACTAACATTCGCTAAGGATAGTTTTAAGCTTTAGCGCCCCTTAGCGTTCTTCACTGCAAAATAAATATGTTTATTCAAAAAGAAATATCATTAGACCCAAGACCGAGAGGATTTCATCTTATTACGGATGAAGTGTTAAATGCAGTTTCTGAAATTCAAAATATCGTAATCGGTACCATGCAGGTCTTCATTAAACATACTTCCGCTTCACTGACAATCAATGAGGATGCTGACCCAACGGTTCGGAAGGACTTTGAATCCCACTTTAATCAAATGGTTCCGGAGAATGCGCCCTATTATGACCATACATTCGAGGGTCCCGACGATATGCCAGCCCATTTGAAATCATCAATTTTGGGTTCATCAGTGAACATCCCCATCACCAATGGAAAACTGAATTTGGGTACTTGGCAGGGGATATATTTATGTGAGCACAGAAACCGTGGGGGAAACCGAAAATTGGTGGTGACGATTCAGGGGGAGTAAAGATTGAATGAAAAGTGGAATAATTCGTTATGCTCATCGTTGCAATCCTGAAAAGAGACTATTCTTTCTTTTTCGCCTCATTCCAAATAGCATCCATTTCTTCTAAAGTTGCTTCGTCCAATTCCTTACCTTGGGCTTTGATGCCTTCTTCTACATTTTTGAATCGGCGGATAAATTTTTTATTCGTTTTTCTTAAAGCATCTTCTGCGGGGATATCCAAAAAGCGCGCCAGGTTTACAATTGAAAAGATTACGTCACCAATTTCTTCAGCAATATGGTCTTTACCACTATTATCTTGGGCCTCCTTTAATTCCAAAATTTCTTCATGAATCTTATCCCATACTTGTTCCACTTTATCCCAATCGAAACCGGCATAACTGGCTTTTTGCTGAAGACGTTGGGCCCGGACTAAAGCGGGTAAATTATTGGGCACCCCATCCAAACGGGATTTACGTCCTTTTTCTTTATGCTTGGCTGCTTCCCAATTTTGTTTGGCATGAAAGGCCGCATCAGCTTGAGCATCGCCAAAAACATGGGGATGGCGATTCACCAGTTTTTCATTCACTATTTTCAGAGATTCATCCAGTTTGAATTTGCCATCATCCTCAGCGATGGATGCTTGAAAAACCACGTGGAGGAGAATATCGCCTAACTCTTCTTTTAGATTTTCCCAGTTTTTTTCATCCACACTTTCGATAACCTCGTAGGCCTCTTCTATAAAATAGGGCAGTAAAGATTCATTGGTTTGTTCTCTATCCCAAGGACAGCCATCGGAGGCACGAAGCCGTTCAACAATTCGCACCAATTCCTCGAACCTTTTTCCCATATCACCCATAAAGCGCATCCCAATTGACTTTTTCTAAATAGTGATTTTCTTTTTCTGTCATGATCTTTTTATTATCCTCGGACTCATCTTCATAACCCAATAGATGCAATCCGCCATGGATAATCAATCGGCCTAATTCTTTTTTAAATGGTTCATTAAATTTTCCCGCATTCTCTTTCGCCCGAGGAAGGCTAATATAAATTTCACCTTCAACCTCTTTTTCTCTATAGTTATTCAGGCGAAAGGCTATAACATCGGTGAATTGATCTTTTTGGAAAAATTCTTTTTTCAAATTACTGAGTAAATCATCGGACCCAAAAATAAGTGACAATTCTGAATTTAGAATTCCTTCTATTTCGAATACAGAATTTATAATTGAAATAACAGCCGATTCCAGGGGCCCCTCCAAAGCGGGATCTGAATCAACCTTTATAGATATCACGCCCGAGCAACCTCGCCGGGATTATCATCTTTTTTATCATCGGGATACTCAATCCGAATATGGTAAATACCTCGAAGGACAGGCAACAACCCCGTGGTGCCGTCAATTTTTCCTTTGATGCGGGTTAACTCATCCAAGGTTAAAGGACATTCAGAAAGTTGGCCGGCAGACACCCGTAAGTTGATAATTTTATCAATCATATCTTCAATTTTTAAAATATCCGGTTCTTTGATAGAACGGACGGCCGCTTCCACAGCTTCACATATCATGAGAATACCTGTTTCTCTGGTGTTCGGTTTCGGTCCGGGATATTGAAATTGTTTTTCATTAATTTTGCTTTTACCTGCTGCTTCCAGCGCCATTCGGTAAAAATATTCCACCCTTGTTGTGCCATGGTGCATGGGAATAAAATCACTCACGATTCTGGGTAATCTATATTCTTTAGCAAGATTCAACCCTTCTGTCACATGGTTTTTAATAATCTTGGCACTCATGACAGGCGTAAGTGTATCGTGTTTATTTTCACCGGCATATTGGTTCTCAATAAAATATTCAGGCCGAATCATTTTACCCAAATCATGATAGTATGCTCCAACACGGCATAAAAGAGAATTAGCGCCAATGGCATCAGCACACGCTTCGGCCAAATTTCCCACAACAATACTGTGATTAAAAGTACCGTTTGCTTCTTGCTGTAGGCGTTTTAAAAGTGGATGCTGAAAGTCCAGTAATTCTATCAAAGTTAAATTAGTCGTAATACTGAATGATACTTCCAGCAAACCGATCAACCCATAAGTCACGATGGGGCTCAGGACTGCCACCACGGTTAAGTTCATCATATCGTAACCCATAACGGGCCAAGAATGGCCTTTGAATAATCCCTGTGCAAGAATGGCAAGAGCGCTACTGGCTACCAAAGCAAAAATGGCGGTGAATAATTGGCTCCGCCGCCGAAGTTGCCGAACTGCATAGATGCCAACCGAAGAAGTGAACATCGATGTTACCATGAATTCCACATTATTCCCGATGAGAATGCTCACCAATAAGATTATGGAGGTAATGCCCATAAAACCAATCCGCGCATCAAACATGATAGTAAGAACCATCGCGGCCACGGTGATGGGAATTAGGTATTCAGATAATTCTAACTTTTGGGTAAACAAATAAGCAAGGCCAACTTCGATAGTAAAGATGAGACCGAGCAAAAGGACCATTCGCCAATCTTCAAAAATGGGTGTGCGGTAAGTAAGGAGAAAAGTAAAGAAGAATGAAATGATAATTCCGATAACTAGGATTCGACCTAAATATGCTAAAGCAATATCGAGCCCTCGCTCTTCTCTTGCTTTTTTGTCAACGGACACTGACAAAGAGTGGAGCTTCTGTAGATCATCAGCTGTGACTCGTGTATTGGCATCCACAATCCGTTCATTCTTCAGGATAATTCCCTTATTTCGAGGAATTCGATCCTGCCGTGCTTGTTGTCTTCTTTCCGTGGTCTCTCGGTCATAAACCAAATTTGGTTTCATAAACTCAACTACGAGGGAGTAACCCATATCACGGCGAATATCTGCTTCATCAGGATATTGATTGGTCACTTCTACTCGCGCTTTTGTCCATGCATTTTGCAGGTCATTATAAGTGGTGGGATTTTGCAATTCCGGTGCTTCATCATTTCCGATATTTACAGCCACTTTATTGCTGATAATCTCAGCCAGTTCAATATCATAAATCCCTTCGGCCCAACGGTTGCGGGAAATCTGGATCATATCATTTTGCAGTTTTTCCAAATCAATCATTAAAGGGTCCGACGGGTCCAAAGTGAAAATATTGATCCAATTTTCATCATCTGAAGCAAAGGCAAATTCACTTTGAATTTGCACCATTAAAACAGCTAAAGCGGCACTGTCTGATTGAACTGTAACACGGGCCGCATCATATTGATCTG
This genomic interval carries:
- the ybeY gene encoding rRNA maturation RNase YbeY codes for the protein MISIKVDSDPALEGPLESAVISIINSVFEIEGILNSELSLIFGSDDLLSNLKKEFFQKDQFTDVIAFRLNNYREKEVEGEIYISLPRAKENAGKFNEPFKKELGRLIIHGGLHLLGYEDESEDNKKIMTEKENHYLEKVNWDALYG
- a CDS encoding asparagine synthetase B, producing the protein MKRFLPLLLLLIQFGLSQKILIPMDQSQKDHLKAYGTAFWILGENINVEWILNYRGGSFMTDSYPDIVQECLVRGISYEIIGVEQTLAIYNEVEVNNMDIALLEKAPKIAIYSPPNKQPWDDAVTLALTYAEIPYETIWDEEIFNGALGQYDWLHLHHEDFTGQYGKFYRNYHTATWYIEQQQQFEAVAQRLGFNSVHAQKKALTQMLKNYVSNGGFLFAMCSATDSFDIALAALKVDIAHSVFDGTPIDKNPQEKMDYTNAMAFDNFKIITDPMVYEYSDIDYPPSDNPIVRGAEADYFTLFEFSAKYDPVPTMLTQNHVSVVKGFMGQTTGYHREKIKKHVLIMGEDATTPQVKYLHGNQGQGTFTFLGGHDPEDYQHFVGDPQTDLKLHRNSPGYRLILNNVLFPAARKKERKT
- the mazG gene encoding nucleoside triphosphate pyrophosphohydrolase, with the translated sequence MGDMGKRFEELVRIVERLRASDGCPWDREQTNESLLPYFIEEAYEVIESVDEKNWENLKEELGDILLHVVFQASIAEDDGKFKLDESLKIVNEKLVNRHPHVFGDAQADAAFHAKQNWEAAKHKEKGRKSRLDGVPNNLPALVRAQRLQQKASYAGFDWDKVEQVWDKIHEEILELKEAQDNSGKDHIAEEIGDVIFSIVNLARFLDIPAEDALRKTNKKFIRRFKNVEEGIKAQGKELDEATLEEMDAIWNEAKKKE
- a CDS encoding YjbQ family protein, with translation MFIQKEISLDPRPRGFHLITDEVLNAVSEIQNIVIGTMQVFIKHTSASLTINEDADPTVRKDFESHFNQMVPENAPYYDHTFEGPDDMPAHLKSSILGSSVNIPITNGKLNLGTWQGIYLCEHRNRGGNRKLVVTIQGE
- a CDS encoding HDIG domain-containing protein; the encoded protein is MVRIPNKPSIYQKFSDILNHYWRQISILMAVIAVLSFFFPQGKALLYSYQLNDVAREEVVAPFNYPILKTDQELQSDLDEAIKSEPFLFSRSQDIVDGQVASIHKYFSLVNALQLGNKKLSASKDTLYRNRFSDQYDAARVTVQSDSAALAVLMVQIQSEFAFASDDENWINIFTLDPSDPLMIDLEKLQNDMIQISRNRWAEGIYDIELAEIISNKVAVNIGNDEAPELQNPTTYNDLQNAWTKARVEVTNQYPDEADIRRDMGYSLVVEFMKPNLVYDRETTERRQQARQDRIPRNKGIILKNERIVDANTRVTADDLQKLHSLSVSVDKKAREERGLDIALAYLGRILVIGIIISFFFTFLLTYRTPIFEDWRMVLLLGLIFTIEVGLAYLFTQKLELSEYLIPITVAAMVLTIMFDARIGFMGITSIILLVSILIGNNVEFMVTSMFTSSVGIYAVRQLRRRSQLFTAIFALVASSALAILAQGLFKGHSWPVMGYDMMNLTVVAVLSPIVTYGLIGLLEVSFSITTNLTLIELLDFQHPLLKRLQQEANGTFNHSIVVGNLAEACADAIGANSLLCRVGAYYHDLGKMIRPEYFIENQYAGENKHDTLTPVMSAKIIKNHVTEGLNLAKEYRLPRIVSDFIPMHHGTTRVEYFYRMALEAAGKSKINEKQFQYPGPKPNTRETGILMICEAVEAAVRSIKEPDILKIEDMIDKIINLRVSAGQLSECPLTLDELTRIKGKIDGTTGLLPVLRGIYHIRIEYPDDKKDDNPGEVARA